Proteins encoded in a region of the Schistocerca gregaria isolate iqSchGreg1 unplaced genomic scaffold, iqSchGreg1.2 ptg000925l, whole genome shotgun sequence genome:
- the LOC126325525 gene encoding vacuolar protein sorting-associated protein 51 homolog gives MESSAMQSASDRKKKREQLLKFYGTEHGGDGSPRAASGNADAQYDMDQEGFDPQAYMEMILRTQSLKELLETDAKMTREIKVLEDDMKRLIYENYTKFITVSGAIHDMRNIIGGIEDEMAKLVDSIGKIDVTSEGIRSSLTSKREQMEHLSEVHYLLGGLQHLAELPSRLNRAIDCGDYGTAASCYKKARCVLEECERLACLAPVRSRCTEAMDRLCSELLEKFNSPAATAEDVAEYISLLSDFGHSHSALMDRYARSRISGFVEQRESFEKQIRNEDCAPSEDSPASVFTEGDPSSEQPTPDRFDSTTPWNYRLLLSFHDQVLPSFSNFCSVYGINQVRRNYITMEDQRLAVLKFDQLIQEFINEYCLFVRYALASSTPLFLDETQRGLSPSSSRSSCLDLLKCSYTGIDTILSSYWSQVLLSSVPSDLIVEIKGHTTLRDSCFYLSTFCISVIDAHFDHLSARASSLLQQILAFLTSPESSGPPPSAHSLEELLTSQFNFEAIKRLILVFSVCSPNTFLSSSAWPFLLHVKERTQALLNHVQSLLRDEPSEPPLDGDGNPSDNPNDNPSDNPNDNPSDNPNDNPNDNPNGDCSAADVPVPSKSFVFLQPRESENAFLFTPPVARLLFTPYCLESLGARVSSSLNTQFAEMLRAIAQFGPLQYGQDRLINSAYQSRLERSARQYVVRLVYCLGTYLGLMFRRSVESHDWLHHPEPTRASPSLDVLLEELGAIKLRLLALYPPGSKVNRRTPLLNIRTKSTTTSHHSLSHLLLDDDQAVPLLNLPSSSQQLDPTQQLFLKKFKPYPDDAPLTAYAILTSVVNMALKTWLETMRLQTLGTHGYQQIQVDACYLNIALDDYVDHPDELDCTIATIVQTSSERCVDPSPLELQTLSNLCAQHVLRKPTGRIAPHKKDHA, from the exons ATGGAGTcctccgcgatgcagagcgcgtctgacagaaagaaaaaaagagagcaGTTGCTGAAGTTCTACGGCACGGAGCACGGGGGCGACGGCTCGCCGCGCGCCGCGTCCGGAAACGCGGACGCCCAGTACGACATGGACCAGGAGGGGTTCGACCCCCAGGCGTACATGGAAATGATTTTGCGGACCCAGTCGCTGAAGGAGCTGTTGGAGACGGACGCGAAGATGACGAGAG aaatcaaggtGCTGGAGGACGACATGAAGAGGCTGATTTACGAGAACTACACCAAGTTCATTACGGTGTCCGGCGCGATTCACGACATGCGCAACATCATCGGCGGGATCGAGGACGagatggcgaagctggtcgacagCATTGGCAAAATTGACGTGACCAGCGAGGGAATTAGGAGTTCCCTGACGTCCAAGCGCGAGCAGATGGAGCACCTGAGCGAGGTGCACTACTTGCTGGGGGGGCTTCAGCACTTGGCCGAATTGCCGTCCAGACTGAACCGGGCGATTGACTGCGGCGACTACGGCACGGCGGCGAGTTGCTACAAGAAGGCGCGTTGCGTGCTAGAAGAGTGCGAGCGTCTGGCGTGCTTGGCGCCGGTGAGGAGCAGGTGCACGGAGGCCATGGACAGGCTCTGTTCGGAGTTGTTGGAAAAGTTCAACTCGCCCGCCGCGACGGCCGAGGATGTGGCAGAGTATATTTCGCTGCTGTCAGATTTCGGACATTCTCATTCTGCATTGATGGACCGCTATGCGCGCTCGAGAATCAGCGGGTTCGTGGAGCAGCGAGAGAGCTTCGAAAAGCAGATAAGAAACGAGGACTGCGCTCCTTCCGAGGACAGCCCAGCATCGGTTTTTACTGAAGGCGATCCCTCCTCAGAGCAGCCGACGCCTGATCGGTTCGATTCGACGACCCCTTGGAATTACCGACTCCTCTTATCATTCCACGACCAGGTCCTGCCCTCCTTCTCCAACTTCTGCTCCGTCTACGGAATCAACCAAGTTCGCCGAAACTACATCACCATGGAAGACCAGAGACTCGCCGTGCTCAAATTCGACCAACTCATTCAAGAATTCATCAACGAATATTGTCTGTTTGTCCGCTACGCCTTGGCCTCCAGCACGCCGCTCTTCCTCGACGAAACACAGCGCGGACTGTCCCCCTCTTCTTCTCGCTCGTCCTGTCTAGACCTGCTCAAGTGCAGCTACACGGGCATCGACACCATCCTCAGCAGCTACTGGAGCCAAGTCCTACTCTCCTCGGTCCCCTCCGACCTAATCGTGGAAATCAAGGGTCACACGACCCTCCGCGACTCCTGCTTCTATTTGAGCACCTTCTGCATCTCCGTCATCGACGCGCACTTCGACCACCTCTCCGCCCGCGCCTCTTCCCTCCTGCAGCAAATCCTGGCGTTCCTAACCTCCCCCGAATCCTCCGGTCCCCCGCCGTCCGCCCACTCCCTGGAAGAACTCCTCACGTCTCAATTCAACTTCGAGGCCATCAAAAGACTCATCCTCGTCTTCTCCGTGTGCTCCCCCAACACCTTCCTCTCCTCCTCCGCGTGGCCATTCCTCCTCCACGTCAAGGAGAGGACGCAGGCGCTCCTGAACCACGTTCAGTCCCTGCTCCGAGATGAACCGAGCGAGCCCCCTCTCGACGGCGACGGTAACCCTAGCGACAACCCCAACGACAACCCTAGCGACAACCCCAACGACAACCCTAGCGACAACCCCAACGACAACCCCAACGACAACCCCAACGGTGACTGCTCAGCCGCGGACGTGCCGGTACCTTCCAAATCCTTCGTTTTTTTGCAGCCCCGCGAATCCGAAAACGCCTTTCTCTTCACCCCCCCCGTCGCCCGCCTCCTGTTTACTCCCTACTGCCTCGAGTCGCTCGGCGCCCGCGTCTCCTCGTCCCTGAACACTCAGTTCGCCGAAATGCTCCGCGCCATTGCTCAGTTCGGCCCGCTTCAGTACGGCCAGGACCGCCTGATCAATTCCGCCTACCAAAGCCGGCTCGAGCGCTCCGCGCGCCAGTACGTCGTCCGGCTGGTCTACTGTCTGGGCACCTATCTCGGCCTCATGTTCCGGAGGTCCGTCGAGTCCCACGACTGGCTCCACCATCCGGAGCCGACCAGAGCGAGCCCAAGTCTCGACGTCTTGCTCGAAGAACTCGGCGCCATCAAACTGCGCCTTCTCGCCCTCTACCCACCAGGGTCTAAGGTGAACCGAAGAACGCCCCTTCTGAACATCCGCACAAAGTCAACGACGACCAGCCACCACTCTCTCAGCCATCTGCTCCTGGACGATGACCAAGCCGTCCCGCTGCTCAACCTCCCCTCCTCCTCGCAGCAACTCGATCCCACCCAGCAGCTGTTCCTCAAGAAATTCAAGCCGTATCCGGACGACGCGCCCTTGACCGCCTACGCTATCCTCACCTCGGTCGTCAACATGGCTCTCAAAACCTGGCTGGAAACCATGCGCTTGCAAACGCTCGGAACTCACGGGTACCAGCAAATCCAAGTCGACGCGTGCTACCTGAACATCGCGCTCGACGACTACGTGGACCACCCGGACGAGCTGGACTGCACCATCGCGACCATCGTCCAAACCTCTTCCGAGAGGTGCGTCGACCCCTCCCCGCTGGAACTCCAAACTCTCAGCAACCTGTGCGCCCAGCACGTGCTCCGCAAACCCACCGGCCGTATCGCGCCGCACAAAAAAGACCACGCATAA